A stretch of the Clostridiales bacterium genome encodes the following:
- a CDS encoding HAD-IIA family hydrolase — protein MKDLKDIKCFLLDMDGTFYLGNELFDGSLDFLDILKKQGKSFLFLTNNSSKNKNQYRDKLKRLGCDVDEEDIFTSGEATIIYLNRIKRGAGIFLMGTPFLEEEFQKAGFKLIRSRDEKPDFVVLGFDTTLTYEKIWIACDFLREGIPFIATHPDFNCPIEGGKYMPDTGSMIKIFEASTGHFPVVIGKPYRYIVDAITDKYGLKNEEIAIVGDRLYTDIKTGVNSGITSILVFSGETSRDMYAASDIKADYEFSSIKELGEAIK, from the coding sequence TGGACGGCACATTTTACTTGGGAAATGAATTGTTTGACGGATCGCTGGATTTTCTGGATATATTGAAAAAACAGGGCAAATCGTTCCTGTTCCTTACAAATAATTCATCTAAAAACAAAAACCAGTACAGGGACAAACTGAAAAGGTTAGGCTGCGATGTCGATGAGGAGGATATATTCACATCGGGAGAAGCTACAATAATATATTTGAATAGGATTAAAAGGGGTGCAGGCATATTCCTTATGGGAACTCCATTTCTTGAAGAGGAGTTTCAAAAAGCTGGATTTAAACTTATAAGGAGCAGGGATGAAAAACCTGACTTTGTGGTTTTAGGGTTTGACACGACTCTCACATATGAGAAAATATGGATCGCCTGCGATTTCCTGAGGGAAGGAATCCCTTTTATCGCGACGCATCCTGATTTCAACTGCCCTATAGAAGGTGGAAAATATATGCCGGATACAGGTTCGATGATTAAAATATTCGAAGCTTCCACAGGCCATTTTCCTGTTGTGATAGGGAAACCTTACAGGTATATAGTCGATGCAATAACAGACAAGTACGGCCTTAAAAATGAAGAAATTGCAATAGTCGGCGACAGGCTTTATACCGACATAAAGACGGGTGTAAATTCGGGTATAACATCGATACTCGTGTTTTCAGGAGAAACATCGAGGGATATGTACGCCGCATCCGATATAAAAGCAGATTATGAATTTTCATCTATAAAGGAGTTAGGAGAAGCCATCAAATAA